Proteins from a single region of Eremothecium gossypii ATCC 10895 chromosome VI, complete sequence:
- the RRP43 gene encoding exosome non-catalytic core subunit RRP43 (Syntenic homolog of Saccharomyces cerevisiae YCR035C (RRP43)) — protein sequence MLVFPPEVLARISPDLSLQRHLSLGVRPSLRGFTEFRDVGISDGNLSRHSVECKNKASNNIIGSNVLKTGNTFVVTTITASVVEEALVEKAGAEKGPARKEYGTVYPVVEVERGRVERGRGGVPTDEEMILSQRLHDAISASGLIPSEALEVVCGMRTLAPSGELKTMYPEDYDGDEEAAKILSLNDRRKWSYCLHAKIEVFSRDGPLFELCWNSLMYALQTVQLPRVYMDERAADLKIPIRTRGRNAMIKEAYDLKFDPLRSIVLDLNKNNIAYASGFGVTDLDNESRLEPGEDDMAVEVPEKILLVDLEGEAEEASIKSTLSLVTSPGGQLTTISLIGGGSRITLDLIKSSFQHAKERSKDLASKV from the coding sequence ATGCTAGTTTTCCCTCCAGAGGTTTTAGCCCGTATTTCTCCAGATCTATCCCTTCAAAGACATCTATCTTTGGGCGTGCGACCTTCCTTACGAGGTTTTACAGAGTTTAGGGATGTTGGAATCAGTGATGGAAATCTATCCAGACATAGCGTGGAGTGCAAGAACAAAGCTTCAAATAATATAATAGGGTCTAATGTGCTAAAAACTGGCAATACGTTTGTAGTAACGACAATTACTGCCTCTGTGGTGGAAGAGGCTCTTGTGGAGAAGGCAGGTGCTGAGAAAGGTCCTGCACGGAAGGAATATGGAACAGTATATCCTGTAGTGGAGGTAGAGAGGGGCAGAGTAGAAAGAGGACGTGGGGGTGTGCCAACAGACGAGGAGATGATTTTGTCTCAGCGACTGCATGATGCGATCTCCGCTTCGGGATTGATACCGTCAGAAGCTCTGGAAGTCGTATGCGGCATGAGAACGCTTGCGCCATCTGGTGAGCTGAAGACTATGTATCCGGAAGATTACGATGGCGATGAGGAAGCTGCTAAGATTCTTTCATTGAATGACAGGCGCAAATGGTCTTACTGCCTCCATGCCAAGATTGAAGTCTTTAGTCGCGATGGTCCGCTTTTCGAACTATGCTGGAACTCTTTGATGTACGCTCTACAAACTGTACAACTACCCCGTGTGTATATGGATGAGCGCGCGGCAGATCTAAAGATACCTATAAGGACCAGAGGTCGCAATGCGATGATCAAGGAGGCATACGACTTAAAGTTTGACCCGCTACGCAGCATTGTCCTGGACCTGAACAAGAATAACATTGCATATGCGTCAGGATTCGGTGTAACTGACTTGGATAATGAGTCACGTCTAGAGCCTGGGGAGGACGACATGGCAGTTGAGGTGCCTGAGAAGATTTTGCTAGTAGACCTGGAGGGAGAAGCAGAGGAAGCGTCAATCAAATCCACGCTCTCACTGGTTACTAGTCCTGGTGGCCAGTTGACTACCATTTCGTTGATAGGAGGCGGTTCCCGGATAACTCTGGACCTTATTAAATCATCTTTCCAGCATGCGAAGGAAAGGTCGAAAGATCTGGCAAGCAAGGTCTGA
- the RBK1 gene encoding putative ribokinase (Syntenic homolog of Saccharomyces cerevisiae YCR036W (RBK1)), translated as MGVTVIGSLNYDLVTYTDKVPGAGETFAGEHFETHVGGKGLNQAIAVSKLQADAGDEKVRIVGNVGRDPFGDEILEVARQNRVQVEHVGVVAGTKTGTATILVERKTGQNRIVIVSGANAKTVLEESNMEQVFPKNTSPGQHYIILQHEISDPVAYMRWLKLNRPAYQIVFNPSPFQELPADAWKDVDVLVVNEVEAFQLYMCITGSGSSKFSESEPDNMVDKFRVILSELMERGVLGKSRSGTIIVTLGEYGVLYASAASSRVLYVPAEQVVKVVDTTAAGDTFLGGLVAQLDSGSTLDDAVRFAVQASAIAVTREGASSSIPTHAEVEGKYHL; from the coding sequence ATGGGAGTGACGGTAATTGGGTCTTTGAATTATGATTTAGTCACGTATACTGACAAGGTTCCTGGCGCGGGGGAGACATTTGCGGGGGAGCACTTCGAAACCCATGTAGGTGGCAAGGGCTTGAATCAGGCAATCGCAGTTAGTAAGCTACAAGCGGATGCGGGCGATGAGAAAGTGCGTATTGTGGGCAATGTAGGTAGGGATCCATTTGGAGATGAGATCTTGGAAGTGGCTAGACAGAATAGGGTGCAGGTCGAGCACGTTGGTGTAGTGGCGGGGACTAAGACAGGCACTGCGACTATCCTAGTAGAGCGCAAGACAGGACAGAACCGGATTGTGATTGTGAGCGGGGCTAATGCGAAGACGGTCTTAGAAGAAAGTAACATGGAGCAAGTGTTCCCGAAGAATACTTCCCCAGGCCAACACTACATTATCCTTCAGCATGAAATCTCCGATCCAGTAGCATACATGCGCTGGCTGAAGCTCAATAGGCCAGCTTACCAAATTGTGTTCAACCCTTCGCCGTTTCAGGAGCTACCAGCAGATGCATGGAAGGACGTGGATGTCTTGGTGGTCAATGAAGTTGAGGCTTTTCAGCTTTACATGTGCATTACGGGCTCTGGAAGTTCTAAGTTCTCCGAATCAGAGCCAGATAATATGGTAGACAAGTTCAGGGTAATTTTAAGTGAGCTCATGGAGAGGGGGGTACTCGGCAAGAGTCGTTCTGGCACAATTATAGTAACCTTGGGAGAATACGGTGTCTTGTACGCTTCTGCTGCGAGTTCAAGGGTTCTTTACGTCCCCGCAGAGCAAGTCGTGAAAGTCGTGGACACTACCGCCGCAGGTGATACATTCCTGGGTGGATTGGTCGCCCAACTAGACTCTGGGTCCACGCTAGATGATGCTGTGCGCTTTGCAGTACAGGCTAGTGCAATTGCTGTTACAAGGGAAGGCGCATCTAGTAGCATACCAACGCATGCAGAAGTTGAGGGAAAATATCATTTGTGA
- the UBP12 gene encoding putative ubiquitin-specific protease UBP12 (Syntenic homolog of Saccharomyces cerevisiae YJL197W (UBP12)) yields MSMENTTEEVEPREQAVQAAEFEGVEVADQWERPIEEGALIEAGADNGELAEDSASRAGRFTEGRFAEVSDESDSMLVDAIPSLEEQRAIVNRLWEGFVKESSEGDKMYIVPNSWLSTFFDQEQTDYTVLGQLDIKSIVVDQENLILVPYETCPYTAVPEPVFAQWYEWYGLAEGSSPLCTYLVENTQGQLAVEYDRPKFRLHHLSLHEESHGYHHYGPQSPILFTMSRLHTVGDMVSHAIELFCRRENQANVNDVSFRTWYVGDSNTGPGEHSEYLAANYKFTPSAFIEIPSKYLFKKDQFSRAIKSFDVHSFDLVIEVKQHGKDQHWPSNFYVYNQLLSSKGTIGLSNLGNTCYMNSALQCLLHIPEFKDYFLYNGYEKEVNIENPLGHKGHIAWAFASMVQALFGKRHSAATSYSPRNFKNTIGHLNSMFSGYQQQDSQEFLAFLLDGLHEDLNRIIEKPYVEKPELTSTDDTAEFKVIKKLADDTWGKHKLRNDSVITDLFVGLYKSTLICPVCKKTSVTFDPYNDLTLPLPVNSTWSNKVLIFPHNSHPYSLEVELKKTDTYQQLKEYVAKCANVDPANLFGAEVFNHQFYNNYEAPNSESQYLPIHELIGDSDVVVFYEIPRSEDSILIPVMNTIIEAGFKSAKLCGYPFFISLTKKEQSHYGIILEKLENAFLNLSGGFTEFPIISRKISDLTLESLPLLSEKIANPPTKELAAHLSYINPDETPNRMFDVKLYNGSGNQYNSNDNTADEPVRIKEVWTPEPHVTFSKVSDITERLNPIVKDAYFYAELASAHEQQQSAITLPDSGDILDDTGLNLLTTSTQEAGCVQLSSPNPESAQLSELGPTKTDSVEAMHLPLPSDSDMDIEVYSELDMNKQTLSKDPSQAPLTQSASAYSGPAPLLVDFQNALICEWKSEKYEEVFHSSVPYSWERPDTLRNEELEVIREKRRASGEKKITLHDCLTLFSTPEVLGATDSWFCPNCKEHRQATKQIELWNAPDILLIHLKRFENQRSFSDKIADTVHFPITDLDMTPYLVYKNEDKGDIYDLIAVDNHYGGLGGGHYTAYVKNIDGKWYYFDDSRVSETLPERSIAGSAYLLFYRRRVESGYLGTERLSQIILESRQKHEQVLKKFSEAVIDLYSESKSDDEEEEEKNEEKNRENSFLMPSREDETNAGQQEEPSQLETESSVPQPDKKGAYPLKGMVSPHSEYSIASLEVGDGEKIDESGDIDHNNSRRKLRLLQKTYNSHSSDVATSGSSSSSSTGAVVEEIQEAENIDHKRN; encoded by the coding sequence ATGAGTATGGAAAATACGACAGAGGAGGTAGAACCACGTGAACAAGCTGTGCAGGCAGCAGAATTCGAGGGTGTCGAGGTTGCCGATCAATGGGAGCGGCCGATAGAGGAGGGAGCGCTAATAGAGGCCGGAGCGGACAACGGGGAGTTGGCAGAAGACAGTGCGAGCAGGGCGGGGCGGTTTACAGAGGGGCGGTTTGCAGAAGTGTCTGATGAGAGCGATTCGATGTTGGTGGATGCAATCCCTAGCCTGGAAGAGCAGCGTGCAATTGTGAACCGGTTGTGGGAGGGTTTTGTAAAGGAGAGCAGCGAGGGAGATAAGATGTACATTGTCCCAAACAGTTGGCTGAGCACATTTTTCGACCAGGAACAGACAGACTACACAGTGCTAGGGCAGCTCGACATCAAGTCAATCGTAGTGGACCAGGAAAACCTAATTCTCGTGCCCTACGAAACCTGTCCATATACTGCGGTCCCAGAACCTGTGTTTGCGCAGTGGTATGAATGGTACGGGTTAGCAGAAGGTTCTTCGCCTCTTTGCACGTATCTTGTCGAGAACACGCAAGGGCAGCTAGCTGTAGAATACGACAGGCCTAAATTCCGTCTCCACCATCTTTCGTTGCATGAGGAGTCCCATGGTTACCACCATTATGGACCACAGAGTCCCATATTATTCACAATGTCGCGATTGCACACCGTAGGCGATATGGTGTCCCATGCGATTGAATTATTTTGCAGGCGCGAGAATCAAGCCAATGTGAACGATGTTTCTTTCCGGACCTGGTATGTTGGGGATTCGAACACAGGTCCGGGTGAGCACAGCGAATACCTTGCTGCCAACTACAAGTTTACTCCCTCTGCCTTCATTGAAATACCTTCCAAGTACCTATTCAAAAAAGACCAGTTTTCTCGCGCAATAAAAAGCTTTGATGTGCATTCCTTTGACCTCGTAATTGAGGTCAAGCAACATGGGAAAGATCAGCATTGGCCCTCCAACTTTTATGTTTACAACCAGCTTTTATCATCGAAGGGGACAATCGGTCTGTCGAACTTGGGAAACACCTGTTATATGAACTCTGCATTGCAATGCCTTTTACATATTCCAGAATTCAAGGATTACTTTTTGTACAATGGCTATGAGAAAGAAGTTAATATTGAAAATCCATTGGGTCATAAGGGCCATATAGCATGGGCATTTGCTTCCATGGTACAAGCACTTTTTGGGAAGCGACACTCTGCTGCTACCAGCTACTCCCCCCGTAACTTCAAAAACACCATTGGTCATCTCAATTCAATGTTCTCTGGTTATCAGCAGCAAGACTCACAGGAATTCTTAGCCTTTTTGCTAGATGGTCTACATGAAGACCTCAATAGGATTATAGAAAAGCCATATGTTGAAAAGCCTGAATTGACATCAACTGATGATACCGCCGAATTCAAGGTTATAAAAAAGTTAGCAGATGACACATGGGGAAAACATAAACTCCGGAATGACTCCGTGATAACAGATTTGTTTGTGGGTCTATACAAGTCCACATTGATTTGTCCTGTCTGCAAAAAGACATCTGTTACATTTGATCCGTATAACGACTTAACATTGCCGTTACCGGTGAACAGCACGTGGTCAAACAAAGTCCTTATCTTCCCACACAACTCTCATCCATACTCGCTTGAAGTGGAATTAAAGAAAACGGATACATATCAGCAACTAAAAGAATACGTTGCAAAATGTGCCAATGTCGACCCTGCCAATTTATTTGGTGCTGAGGTTTTTAACCATCAGTTTTACAATAATTATGAAGCACCCAATTCAGAATCCCAGTACCTACCAATCCATGAGCTGATAGGCGATAGTGATGTGGTGGTTTTTTATGAGATACCGCGTAGCGAGGACAGTATCCTAATACCTGTCATGAATACTATTATAGAAGCAGGATTCAAATCTGCAAAACTCTGTGGATATCCTTTTTTTATTTCCTTAACGAAAAAAGAACAGTCCCATTATGGTATCATACTGGAGAAGCTTGAAAACGCCTTCCTCAATCTGTCTGGTGGATTCACTGAATTCCCAATAATTTCACGCAAAATATCGGATCTTACATTAGAATCTCTGCCCTTACTCTCAGAAAAGATTGCTAATCCACCTACAAAAGAGTTGGCCGCTCATCTATCATACATTAATCCTGATGAAACCCCCAACAGGATGTTCGATGTGAAGCTATACAACGGTTCAGGGAATCAATACAATTCTAACGATAATACCGCGGACGAACCTGTACGGATAAAGGAAGTATGGACTCCCGAACCTCATGTCACTTTTAGCAAAGTTTCGGACATTACCGAAAGACTAAACCCCATCGTCAAAGATGCATATTTTTATGCTGAACTGGCCAGCGCTCATGAGCAACAGCAGTCGGCCATTACTCTGCCTGATAGCGGAGATATACTGGATGATACCGGGTTAAATCTTCTGACCACCTCAACTCAGGAAGCTGGCTGTGTACAGCTGTCTTCTCCTAATCCCGAATCTGCTCAACTATCGGAACTTGGTCCAACAAAAACAGATAGTGTTGAAGCTATGCATTTACCGTTACCATCTGACTCGGATATGGATATTGAGGTATACAGTGAACTTGACATGAATAAGCAAACCCTTTCCAAGGATCCTTCTCAAGCGCCGCTTACACAATCCGCATCTGCTTATAGTGGTCCGGCGCCATTATTAGTCGACTTTCAGAATGCACTAATATGCGAATGGAAGTCTGAAAAGTACGAAGAGGTGTTCCACTCTTCTGTACCTTACTCTTGGGAACGGCCTGATACCTTGAGAAATGAGGAATTAGAAGTTATCCGGGAGAAGCGCAGAGCTAGCGGAGAGAAGAAGATAACACTACACGATTGTCTGACTCTCTTTTCCACACCAGAAGTACTAGGTGCTACTGACTCGTGGTTTTGTCCAAACTGTAAAGAACATCGGCAGGCTACAAAACAGATTGAACTATGGAATGCACCTGATATTCTTTTGATTCACTTGAAGCGGTTTGAGAATCAGAGATCCTTTAGTGATAAAATCGCTGACACCGTTCACTTCCCAATTACAGACCTTGATATGACCCCATACCTCGTCTACAAAAACGAGGATAAAGGAGATATTTATGACTTAATTGCAGTGGATAATCACTATGGTGGCCTCGGGGGAGGCCACTACACAGCATACGTTAAAAACATAGATGGTAAATGGTATTATTTTGATGATTCCCGTGTCAGCGAGACCTTGCCAGAGAGAAGCATAGCAGGTTCAGCCTATTTGTTGTTCTACAGGAGGCGAGTGGAATCTGGCTACTTAGGTACTGAGAGGTTATCCCAGATAATTCTTGAATCTAGACAAAAGCATGAGCAAGTGTTAAAAAAGTTTAGCGAAGCTGTCATTGATCTGTATTCTGAGAGCAAGTCCGAcgatgaagaagaagaggagAAGAATGAGGAGAAGAATAGAGAGAACAGCTTTTTGATGCCTTCAAGAGAAGATGAAACGAATGCTGGACAACAGGAAGAACCTTCTCAGCTTGAGACGGAAAGTTCGGTACCACAACCGGACAAGAAAGGAGCATATCCACTTAAAGGTATGGTCAGCCCGCATAGTGAATACAGCATTGCTAGTCTTGAAGTAGGAGATGGCGAAAAAATAGACGAAAGTGGAGATATTGATCATAATAATAGCCGGAGGAAACTCCGCCTATTGCAGAAGACATACAATTCGCATTCGTCTGATGTAGCCACCTCTGGGTCGAGTTCCTCCTCCTCAACAGGCGCCGTAGTGGAGGAAATTCAAGAGGCAGAAAATATAGATCATAAGAGGAACTAA
- the PHO90 gene encoding SPX domain-containing inorganic phosphate transporter (Syntenic homolog of Saccharomyces cerevisiae YJL198W (PHO90) and YCR037C (PHO87)), which produces MKFSHSLKYNAVPEWQDHYLNYSGLKKLIYALQAEELQYISGSGERGSGNEKTVTKLKNIFRRGGRKQRDEECFELEDVHEKTHELRAQSKLSPETQSSISSDGTAFNPRDVFVARLVEERDLIDRFYKRLEIDLYKQQETLLKDLENAGATRPEQHAYHEAFEAHAQSGIATRVRTNDSVLSAVSRRLSVHEPNMSEDEDEDEEEYDDATAPHTALLNYADFNIKSQKRSILKKKIIDLYVELSQLKSYIELNRIGFFKITKKFDKTLSCTVRSDLIESGELFKETYVFQPSTFDNLDNNISQLVEFYAVITDNDDIEECRHELRSYLRDYIVWERNTVWKDMLGLESTANNIASGGKQDGDSADNIRQLEYFTYHLRKPIGVRNLVISQLKVPKCLFTLRALKLYVILALTLVLLNVKTFNDPAQKRCMALVECVALLWATEALPLFVTAMFVPLLVVLMQVLKDDKGEVLTAAAASSKVLSLMWSSTIMVLLAGFTLAAALSKYNIARVLASYLLTAAGTKPRNLLLVVMCVVFFLSMWISNVAAPVLTYSLINSVLRTMSSETPFAQALVLGVALAANIGGMASPISSPQNVISMDYLKEYNVGWGQFFAVSLPTCVISLALVWLLLIFTFKINTTTLKAYKPIKDGFTLKQYFIIAVSLATILLWCVLSRIEGTFGSAGQIAVIPLVLFFGSGLLSTQDINNFPWSIVILAMGGIALGGAVSSSGLLATIARSLQARVMDYSLYAVLVIFGLVMLVVGTFVSHTVSAIIIVPLVNEIGTHLPNPKASPVLVFGSALIASCGMGLASSGFPNVTAISMTDEIGNRYLSVNTFITRGVPASILAYLCVITIGFGIMNSVLSGVQPA; this is translated from the coding sequence ATGAAGTTCTCGCATTCGCTGAAGTATAATGCAGTGCCCGAGTGGCAGGATCACTACTTGAACTACTCTGGTCTCAAGAAGTTGATCTACGCGCTCCAGGCGGAAGAACTTCAGTACATAAGCGGTTCGGGCGAGAGAGGCTCGGGCAATGAAAAGACTGTGACCAAGCTCAAGAATATTTtccggcgcggcgggcggaAACAGCGGGACGAAGAGTGCTTTGAGCTCGAGGATGTGCACGAGAAGACGCATGAGTTGCGCGCGCAAAGCAAATTGTCACCGGAAACCCAGTCGTCCATTTCCAGCGACGGCACGGCGTTTAACCCTCGAGATGTGTTTGTAGCACGGTTAGTGGAGGAGCGCGACCTGATTGACCGTTTCTATAAGCGGTTGGAAATTGACCTCTACAAGCAGCAGGAGACTTTGTTGAAGGACTTGGAAAACGCAGGTGCTACACGGCCGGAGCAGCATGCGTACCACGAGGCTTTCGAGGCACATGCACAGTCGGGGATTGCGACGCGCGTCAGGACGAACGACAGCGTCCTTTCCGCGGTTTCGCGGCGTCTGTCAGTGCACGAGCCCAACATGTCTGAAGATGAAGACGAAGACGAAGAGGAATATGATGACGCTACTGCTCCACACACCGCGCTCCTCAACTACGCGGACTTCAATATCAAATCCCAGAAACGCTCGATCTTGAAGAAGAAAATAATTGATCTGTACGTCGAGCTCTCGCAGCTAAAGTCGTACATTGAGTTGAATCGTATTGGGTTTTTTAAAATCACGAAGAAGTTCGACAAGACTTTATCCTGCACTGTTCGTTCCGACCTAATCGAGAGCGGCGAACTCTTCAAAGAGACTTATGTCTTCCAGCCATCCACGTTCGATAACTTGGACAACAACATCTCGCAGTTAGTGGAGTTCTATGCAGTTATCACTGACAATGACGACATCGAAGAGTGCAGACATGAACTCCGCTCTTACTTACGCGACTACATTGTGTGGGAGCGTAACACAGTATGGAAAGATATGTTGGGTTTGGAATCCACTGCAAACAACATCGCGTCCGGCGGCAAGCAGGACGGAGACAGTGCGGATAACATCAGACAGCTTGAGTACTTCACATATCATCTAAGGAAGCCAATAGGTGTCAGAAACCTTGTTATCAGTCAGCTGAAGGTTCCAAAGTGCCTATTCACACTTCGCGCTCTGAAACTCTATGTGATTCTTGCATTGACGCTAGTTCTTTTGAACGTTAAGACATTCAACGACCCCGCACAAAAGCGCTGCATGGCCTTGGTCGAGTGTGTCGCATTGTTATGGGCTACGGAGGCCTTGCCTTTGTTTGTGACGGCTATGTTTGTGCCACTTTTAGTGGTGCTAATGCAAGTTTTGAAGGACGATAAGGGTGAAGTACTAACGGCGGCTGCCGCTTCCTCGAAAGTCCTCTCACTAATGTGGTCGTCCACAATCATGGTTTTGTTAGCAGGGTTTACGCTTGCTGCCGCCTTGTCGAAGTATAACATTGCGCGCGTGCTAGCCTCTTACCTATTGACAGCAGCCGGTACGAAGCCGCGGAATTTGCTCCTCGTCGTAATGTGCGTTGTTTTCTTTCTCTCCATGTGGATATCTAACGTGGCTGCGCCAGTGTTGACATACTCGCTTATTAACTCAGTGTTGCGTACTATGTCCAGCGAGACACCATTCGCACAGGCATTGGTGTTGGGTGTCGCGTTGGCCGCCAATATCGGTGGTATGGCTTCGCCTATTTCCTCTCCTCAGAATGTGATTTCCATGGACTATCTCAAGGAGTACAACGTCGGCTGGGGCCAATTCTTTGCAGTCTCGCTGCCAACGTGCGTAATATCACTTGCGCTGGTTTGGCTTCTCCTCATTTTCACATTCAAGATCAACACGACTACTCTCAAAGCATACAAGCCCATCAAGGACGGCTTCACCCTGAAACAGTACTTCATCATCGCTGTATCGTTGGCGACCATCCTGCTTTGGTGTGTGTTATCGCGTATAGAGGGCACCTTTGGGTCGGCTGGTCAGATAGCCGTTATCCCGCTCGTGCTCTTCTTCGGATCAGGCCTCTTAAGCACACAGGATATCAACAACTTCCCTTGGTCCATCGTCATTTTGGCTATGGGAGGCATAGCTCTAGGTGGAGCAGTGTCTTCTTCTGGGCTTCTTGCCACCATCGCACGGTCCCTACAAGCCCGTGTCATGGACTACTCCCTCTACGCCGTGTTGGTCATCTTCGGCCTTGTCATGCTCGTCGTTGGTACGTTTGTTTCACATACTGTCTCCGCAATCATCATCGTCCCGCTTGTCAACGAAATTGGCACCCATCTTCCAAATCCCAAGGCATCCCCCGTTCTTGTGTTTGGTTCCGCGCTAATTGCCTCCTGCGGTATGGGTCTTGCGTCCTCAGGGTTTCCGAACGTCACGGCCATCTCCATGACAGACGAGATCGGCAACCGATACCTATCCGTGAATACCTTCATCACCCGAGGGGTCCCTGCCTCCATTTTAGCATATCTTTGCGTCATTACCATCGGCTTTGGTATCATGAATTCAGTACTTTCTGGCGTTCAGCCCGCATGA